One Brassica napus cultivar Da-Ae chromosome C2, Da-Ae, whole genome shotgun sequence DNA window includes the following coding sequences:
- the LOC106442620 gene encoding uncharacterized protein LOC106442620 codes for MAPSFFCPLPMITAERLEELYTVHGVDRAVVVDLASTTESPEAVCDGYGGAYLTFFGTCGLSFPIPKPVLSVLVELGLSLTQMCPNFLRHLLALLVKAREEGLLFGLDELRHLGIPYRDQNWREEFFVFKIDEAYVGGFDFSRLPRYWAEDIVHSGRSDMTDGHRGLIGVPPSRCWTEVAGASEDEAEHSQEEVGDSSNNPPPPDRLERQLARRLSFPSSKSASTSKAASGLPPIPTLDLEDEGSPEGRRYPVPLDPGFQGNSAAASRKRRRPSKAEGAASFQDDLVSIARRTRPAGCRSLSLASPEEEGAYAKVVIASSKVMEAYNEFAVTMEDRMLTLRNESQAVKGRVEVRRLTEELRAAKEETRKKTGEAMILKDEWEKTHRERAVFETEVATLRTKIAELEADRDRDIRRGSRASRLEDASGFREVLASLEKRWVDKKKEVSAEVLAFLLHEIVTNLDLLNEIKNEGLVVEEEIVRLKVMEKDCEAIASLAIVPDWSMVGLDLPQVSEDSVVNGDAADSSSGEGASS; via the exons ATGGCTCCATCGTTCTTCTGTCCTCTTCCGATGATCACGGCTGAGCGGCTCGAGGAGCTTTATACCGTTCACGGCGTTGATCGGGCTGTCGTAGTTGATTTGGCTTCCACGACTGAGTCTCCGGAAGCCGTTTGTGATGGATACGGCGGAGCATATCTCACCTTCTTTGGGACCTGCGGTCTTTCCTTCCCGATCCCGAAACCTGTCCTTAGTGTTCTAGTGGAGCTGGGTTTGTCGCTCACTCAGATGTGTCCCAACTTCTTGAGGCATCTTTTGGCACTTTTAGTCAAGGCTCGCGAAGAAGGTCTGCTGTTCGGCCTCGACGAGCTTCGTCATCTC GGTATCCCATATCGCGATCAGAACTGGCGGGAAGAGTTCTTTGTCTTCAAGATCGACGAGGCGTATGTGGGAGGTTTTGATTTCTCGAGGCTTCCTCGCTATTGGGCTGAGGACATAG TTCATTCGGGGAGATCGGACATGACCGACGGGCATCGGGGTTTAATAGGAGTT CCACCTTCTCGATGCTGGACGGAGGTCGCGGGTGCTTCCGAGGATGAGGCGGAGCATTCTCAGGAGGAGGTGGGAGACTCTTCTAAcaatcctcctcctcctgatAGGTTGGAGAGGCAGCTCGCGAGGAGGTTGTCGTTTCCTAGTTCTAAGTCGGCGTCGACGAGCAAAGCTGCTAGTGGGCTGCCTCCAATTCCAACTCTGGATTTGGAGGATGAGGGTTCCCCCGAAGGTCGGAGATATCCTGTTCCTTTGGATCCTGGTTTTCAGGGAAATTCAGCTGCTGCCAGCCGTAAACGGCGTCGCCCGTCAAAGGCCGAAGGAGCTGCCTCGTTCCAA GATGATCTTGTTTCGATTGCTCGTCGTACGAGGCCTGCGGGTTGTCGTTCCCTGTCTCTTGCTTCTCCTGAAGAGGAGGGAGCTTACGCCAAGGTGGTCATCGCGAGCTCTAAG GTTATGGAAGCTTACAATGAGTTTGCTGTGACGATGGAGGATCGCATGCTTACTCTTCGCAATGAGAGTCAGGCAGTGAAAGGAAGAGTTGAGGTCCGGAGGCTTACGGAGGAGCTTCGGGCGGCCAAGGAGGAGACCAGGAAGAAAACTGGAGAAGCGATGATTTTGAAGGATGAGTGGGAGAAAACTCATCGAGAAAGGGCGGTTTTCGAGACCGAGGTTGCTACCCTCAGAACCAAGATCGCGGAACTCGAGGCTGATCGTGATCGGGACATCCGTAGAGGTTCTCGCGCTTCTCGTCTTGAAGACGCTAGCGGCTTCAGAGAGGTTCTTGCCTCCTTGGAGAAGAGGTGGGTCGACAAAAAGAAGGAGGTGTCTGCCGAGGTTCTTGCCTTCTTGCTTCATGAGATCGTCACCAATCTTGATTTACTGAACGAGATCAAGAACGAAGGGCTAGTGGTGGAAGAAGAGATCGTTCGTCTGAAGGTAATGGAGAAGGATTGCGAAGCTATCGCTAGCCTGGCCATCGTTCCGGATTGGTCGATGGTGGGTCTCGATCTTCCTCAAGTTTCTGAAGACTCGGTCGTCAACGGCGACGCTGCGGACTCTTCTTCCGGCGAAGGAGCTAGTTcttag